The following are from one region of the Haemophilus parainfluenzae genome:
- the pgsA gene encoding CDP-diacylglycerol--glycerol-3-phosphate 3-phosphatidyltransferase → MKYNIPIFLTILRVILIPFFVLAFYLPIPSAPFITTLIFFIAGVTDWFDGYLARKLKQTTRFGAFLDPVADKVMVITALVLIVEYQHSFWITIPAIIMISREIIISALREWMAELGERNKVAVSWLGKVKTTSQMLALGGLLWRYNVYMETLAIILLYLAAILTVWSMLQYLKAAKGSLLDNIEL, encoded by the coding sequence ATGAAATATAATATTCCCATTTTCCTGACGATTCTCCGAGTGATTTTAATCCCATTCTTCGTCTTGGCGTTTTATCTCCCTATCCCTTCAGCGCCTTTTATTACCACTCTTATTTTCTTTATCGCGGGTGTCACTGACTGGTTTGATGGCTATCTTGCTCGAAAACTAAAACAAACAACTCGCTTCGGTGCTTTCCTTGATCCTGTAGCCGATAAAGTGATGGTGATTACCGCGCTTGTATTAATTGTGGAATATCAACATTCTTTCTGGATTACTATCCCCGCGATTATTATGATTTCACGTGAAATCATTATCTCTGCTTTACGTGAATGGATGGCTGAATTAGGCGAACGTAATAAAGTGGCTGTTTCATGGCTGGGAAAAGTAAAAACCACCTCTCAAATGCTAGCTTTAGGTGGATTACTCTGGCGATATAACGTTTATATGGAAACATTGGCAATCATACTACTCTACTTGGCGGCAATTTTAACAGTGTGGTCAATGCTCCAATACTTGAAAGCAGCGAAAGGTAGTTTGTTAGATAACATTGAATTATAG
- the cpdA gene encoding 3',5'-cyclic-AMP phosphodiesterase, with amino-acid sequence MNNRFEYEPASEIVKLLQITDPHLFKDTSKELLGINTHESFSQVLKEIQLESFEYDVVLATGDLVQDSSDEGYLRFVEMVKPLNKSVFWLPGNHDFQPKMAEHLSQSPINASKHLLLGKHWQVILLDSQVSGVPHGELSAYQLDWLKTKLAENPARHSLVVLHHHLLPTNSAWLDQHNLRNAHSFSAVLAQFNNVKGILYGHIHQQVDGYWQGYQTMATPATCIQFKPDSNHFALDTLQPGWREIELHPDGRIETRVKRIKQKTFLPNMEEEGY; translated from the coding sequence ATGAACAATAGATTTGAATACGAACCCGCGAGTGAAATCGTCAAATTATTACAAATCACCGATCCTCATTTGTTTAAAGATACAAGCAAAGAGTTATTAGGTATCAACACGCACGAAAGTTTTTCTCAGGTGTTAAAAGAAATTCAGTTGGAGTCTTTTGAGTACGATGTCGTGCTTGCAACAGGGGATTTGGTACAAGATAGTAGCGATGAAGGTTATCTACGATTTGTTGAAATGGTTAAACCGTTAAATAAGTCAGTATTTTGGCTTCCGGGTAATCATGATTTCCAACCTAAAATGGCAGAGCATTTAAGCCAATCGCCTATTAATGCGTCAAAACATTTACTTCTAGGTAAACACTGGCAAGTGATTTTGTTAGATAGCCAAGTATCCGGTGTGCCTCATGGTGAATTAAGTGCTTACCAATTAGATTGGTTAAAAACAAAATTAGCAGAAAATCCAGCGCGTCATAGCTTAGTCGTATTGCATCATCATTTATTACCGACGAATTCAGCATGGCTTGATCAGCATAACTTGCGTAATGCGCATAGCTTCTCAGCCGTTCTTGCTCAATTCAACAATGTAAAAGGGATTTTATACGGGCATATTCATCAACAGGTTGATGGTTATTGGCAGGGGTATCAAACCATGGCAACGCCAGCGACTTGTATTCAATTTAAGCCAGATAGTAATCATTTTGCGTTAGATACCTTACAACCAGGTTGGCGTGAAATTGAGCTACACCCAGATGGACGAATTGAAACGAGAGTAAAACGAATCAAACAAAAAACATTCCTACCCAATATGGAAGAAGAAGGATACTAA
- the metC gene encoding cystathionine beta-lyase — MSEHHTLSTTLVHAGRKKRFSQGSVNPVVQRASSLVFDTIADKKHCTKNRYKGELFYGRRGTLTHFALQDLMCEMEGGAGCYLYPCGAAAVTNAILSFVETGDHVLVTGAAYEPTQDFCNVILKKMHIDTTYYDPMIGADVAKLVQPNTKVLFLESPSSLTMEVPDILAIVKVVRAVSPEIVIMIDNTWAGGVLFKALEHGIDISIQAGTKYLVGHSDIMIGTAVANARTWDKLREHSYLMGQMVDADSAYTTARGIRTLGVRLKQHHESSLKVAKWLSEQPQVKAVYHPALPSCPGHENFKRDFTGASGLFSFELHKRLNDEELSAFMDHFELFTMAYSWGGFESLILCNQPEEIAKIRPGIERKLTGSLIRLHIGFEDTDELIADLQAGFDRIK, encoded by the coding sequence ATGTCAGAACATCATACTTTATCGACCACACTGGTTCATGCCGGGCGTAAAAAACGTTTTAGTCAAGGCTCTGTTAACCCCGTGGTTCAACGTGCATCTTCTTTAGTGTTTGACACTATTGCAGATAAAAAACATTGCACAAAAAATCGTTATAAGGGAGAGCTTTTCTACGGACGCCGTGGCACGTTAACGCATTTTGCGCTTCAAGATTTAATGTGTGAAATGGAAGGGGGCGCTGGCTGTTATCTTTATCCTTGTGGTGCCGCAGCAGTAACCAATGCCATTTTATCATTTGTTGAAACGGGCGATCACGTTTTAGTGACAGGGGCTGCCTATGAGCCGACACAAGATTTTTGCAATGTGATTTTGAAAAAAATGCACATTGATACGACCTATTATGATCCCATGATAGGTGCTGATGTTGCCAAACTCGTGCAACCAAACACGAAAGTCTTATTTTTAGAGTCGCCAAGCTCTTTAACGATGGAAGTGCCTGATATCCTCGCGATTGTTAAAGTGGTTAGAGCTGTAAGCCCAGAAATTGTCATTATGATCGATAATACATGGGCTGGAGGCGTACTGTTCAAAGCTTTAGAACACGGTATTGATATCTCTATTCAAGCTGGGACCAAATATTTAGTAGGGCATTCTGATATTATGATTGGTACTGCTGTGGCTAATGCACGTACTTGGGATAAATTGCGCGAACATTCTTATTTAATGGGACAAATGGTTGATGCCGATTCTGCTTATACAACTGCTCGTGGTATTCGTACCTTAGGTGTGCGATTAAAACAACATCATGAAAGTAGTTTAAAAGTGGCCAAATGGTTAAGTGAACAACCACAAGTGAAAGCAGTTTATCATCCAGCGTTACCAAGCTGTCCAGGTCATGAAAACTTTAAACGTGATTTTACTGGTGCAAGCGGTTTATTCTCTTTTGAATTACATAAGCGTTTAAATGACGAAGAGCTTTCAGCCTTTATGGATCACTTTGAACTGTTTACGATGGCTTATTCTTGGGGTGGGTTTGAATCGCTCATTTTATGTAATCAACCAGAAGAAATTGCGAAAATTCGCCCGGGTATTGAACGTAAATTAACAGGCTCATTAATTCGTCTGCATATTGGATTTGAAGACACGGATGAATTAATAGCCGATCTTCAAGCAGGCTTTGACCGAATCAAATAA
- the xseA gene encoding exodeoxyribonuclease VII large subunit: MSENIYSVSQLNSAARQMLEGHFSQIWLTGEISNFTQPVSGHWYLTLKDENAQVRGAMFRMKNLRVGFRPQNGMQVLVRANVSLYEPRGDYQLIIESMHSAGEGLLQQQFEALKMKLAAEGLFAQNLKKSLPDFAKAVGIVTSSTGAALQDILHILARRDPSLKVVIYPTAVQGKEATAEIVQMIELANARQEVDVLIVGRGGGSLEDLWCFNEEEVARAIFRSNLPIISAVGHETDVTIADFVADLRAPTPSAAAELVSRNQQELLQQLAYKQQRLEMALDRIFSHQQQRLQQLRLRLQNQHPQNQLLMQKARTEQLHHRLVLAMQRQMNKTQQKLTALSARLKQNPLPYRLQKQSQYLAQLQVRLNLGANRQVTERQNKLATLCGKLDGLSPLKVLARGYSIAEDDKGHAIVSVKQVKTGDTIKTKVADGEITSRVC; this comes from the coding sequence ATGTCTGAAAACATTTACTCCGTTTCCCAATTAAACAGCGCAGCCCGGCAAATGCTGGAAGGGCATTTTTCACAAATTTGGCTCACCGGTGAAATTTCCAATTTCACCCAACCGGTGTCGGGACATTGGTATTTGACCTTAAAAGATGAGAATGCCCAAGTTCGCGGTGCGATGTTCCGCATGAAAAATTTGCGGGTGGGATTTCGTCCGCAAAATGGTATGCAGGTCTTGGTGCGGGCAAATGTCAGTTTATATGAACCTCGCGGTGATTATCAGCTGATTATTGAATCTATGCACTCTGCTGGCGAAGGATTATTGCAACAGCAATTTGAAGCGCTAAAAATGAAATTGGCGGCTGAAGGGTTGTTTGCACAAAACTTGAAGAAAAGCTTACCGGACTTTGCTAAAGCGGTGGGTATTGTTACCTCTTCGACTGGTGCCGCATTGCAAGATATTCTGCATATTTTGGCTCGCCGAGATCCCAGTTTAAAAGTGGTGATTTATCCAACGGCAGTGCAGGGCAAAGAAGCAACGGCTGAAATCGTCCAAATGATTGAACTCGCTAATGCGCGTCAAGAAGTGGATGTATTGATCGTCGGCCGTGGTGGTGGTTCCTTAGAAGATCTTTGGTGCTTTAACGAAGAAGAAGTGGCACGTGCGATTTTTCGTTCTAATTTACCGATTATCAGTGCGGTCGGTCATGAAACAGATGTCACCATTGCCGATTTTGTGGCTGATTTACGTGCGCCGACACCGTCTGCAGCGGCGGAGTTAGTGAGTCGCAATCAGCAGGAATTACTTCAACAGTTAGCTTATAAACAACAGCGTTTAGAGATGGCGTTAGATCGTATTTTTAGTCATCAACAACAACGTTTACAACAGTTACGTTTACGCCTGCAAAACCAGCATCCGCAAAATCAATTGTTGATGCAAAAAGCCAGAACAGAACAATTACATCATCGTTTAGTTTTGGCAATGCAGCGCCAAATGAATAAAACGCAGCAAAAATTGACCGCACTTTCAGCGCGCTTAAAACAAAATCCATTGCCTTATCGCTTGCAAAAACAATCCCAATATTTAGCTCAGTTACAAGTGCGGTTAAATTTAGGGGCGAATCGTCAAGTCACGGAACGTCAAAATAAATTGGCAACATTGTGTGGCAAGTTAGATGGATTAAGCCCATTAAAAGTATTGGCACGAGGATATTCCATTGCAGAGGATGACAAAGGACATGCCATTGTGAGTGTGAAGCAAGTCAAAACAGGCGACACCATTAAAACGAAGGTAGCAGATGGGGAGATAACCAGTCGCGTTTGTTAA
- a CDS encoding cupin domain-containing protein has protein sequence MTALSNQYCLSEGITPEIFLRDYWQKKPLIIRNGLPEIVGQFEPDDIIELAQGEDVTARLVKTFSDDNWKVFFSPLSEEDFADVPEKWSVLVQNLEQWSTELGQLWNKFGFIPQWQRDDIMVSYAPKGGSVGKHYDEYDVFLVQGYGHRRWQLGKWCDSSTEFKPNQPIRIFDDMGDLVIDEVMNPGDILYIPARMSHYGVAEDDCLTFSFGLRYPNLADILDNVNKAFCHQDPELNLSEFQLPLRLTQSEQSTGKLADENIQAMKKQFLAKLAESEAFDALFKQAVAGTVSSRRYEMLVSDEMSDPDEVRSILEEEQGVLMQDNNCKLLYTENPLRIYANGEWLDEVNVIEAEVLKRLSDGEALDWAFLNNLVNDTEDPESTMELLLDSICNWLDDGWVLIE, from the coding sequence ATGACCGCACTTTCCAACCAATATTGTCTGTCTGAGGGCATTACCCCTGAAATTTTCCTGCGTGATTATTGGCAGAAAAAACCATTGATTATTCGTAATGGTTTACCTGAAATTGTCGGCCAATTCGAGCCTGACGATATTATCGAATTAGCACAAGGCGAAGATGTGACCGCGCGTTTAGTCAAAACTTTTTCAGATGATAATTGGAAAGTGTTTTTCAGTCCGTTATCTGAAGAAGATTTTGCGGATGTACCGGAGAAATGGTCAGTGCTCGTCCAAAACTTAGAGCAATGGAGTACAGAACTCGGTCAGCTTTGGAATAAATTTGGCTTTATTCCACAATGGCAACGCGACGATATTATGGTGTCCTATGCACCTAAAGGTGGTTCCGTAGGTAAGCATTATGACGAATATGATGTGTTCTTAGTGCAAGGCTATGGCCATCGTCGCTGGCAGTTAGGCAAATGGTGTGATTCTTCCACAGAATTCAAACCGAATCAGCCGATTCGTATTTTCGATGATATGGGCGATTTGGTGATTGATGAAGTGATGAATCCAGGCGATATTCTTTATATTCCGGCTCGTATGTCGCATTACGGTGTGGCAGAAGATGATTGTTTGACCTTTTCTTTTGGTTTGCGTTACCCGAATTTAGCGGACATTCTCGATAACGTGAATAAAGCGTTTTGTCATCAAGATCCTGAATTGAATTTAAGCGAATTCCAATTACCGTTACGCTTAACGCAATCAGAGCAGAGCACGGGCAAGTTGGCAGATGAAAATATCCAGGCAATGAAAAAACAATTCTTAGCGAAATTGGCTGAGTCAGAAGCCTTTGATGCCTTGTTCAAACAAGCAGTAGCAGGCACAGTGAGTTCACGTCGTTATGAAATGTTAGTATCGGATGAGATGTCCGATCCTGACGAAGTGCGGTCAATTTTAGAAGAGGAACAAGGTGTATTAATGCAGGACAATAACTGCAAATTACTTTACACCGAAAATCCGCTCCGCATTTATGCTAATGGCGAATGGTTAGATGAAGTGAATGTTATTGAAGCGGAAGTGTTGAAACGTCTTTCCGATGGTGAAGCGCTAGATTGGGCATTCTTAAATAATTTAGTGAATGATACAGAAGATCCTGAAAGTACAATGGAATTATTGCTCGATTCGATTTGTAACTGGTTAGATGACGGTTGGGTGTTGATTGAATAA
- the nudF gene encoding ADP-ribose diphosphatase, giving the protein MSEIQQFSQHDIEVLNEETVYKGFFTLKKVQFKHKLFAGGESGVVTRELLVKGAASAVIAYDPEEDAVVLVEQVRIGAYQPESARSPWLLELIAGMVEEGEQPEEVALRESEEEAGVSVQDLTHCLSVWDSPGGVVERIHLFVGRVQSSQAKGLHGLAEENEDIRVHVVKREQAYQWMCDGKIDNGIAVMGLQWLQLNYAQLQQRWQ; this is encoded by the coding sequence ATGTCAGAAATTCAACAGTTTAGTCAGCATGATATAGAAGTTCTTAATGAAGAAACTGTTTATAAAGGTTTTTTTACACTTAAGAAAGTACAGTTTAAACATAAGCTTTTTGCCGGTGGCGAAAGTGGCGTTGTGACACGTGAATTATTAGTCAAAGGTGCCGCTTCTGCAGTGATTGCTTACGATCCGGAAGAAGATGCAGTGGTTTTAGTTGAGCAAGTACGTATTGGTGCATATCAACCTGAATCAGCTCGTTCCCCTTGGTTATTAGAATTGATCGCCGGGATGGTCGAAGAAGGCGAACAACCTGAAGAAGTGGCTTTGCGTGAAAGTGAAGAGGAAGCCGGTGTATCTGTTCAAGATCTCACACATTGTTTAAGCGTGTGGGATAGCCCGGGCGGTGTCGTCGAACGTATTCATTTGTTTGTCGGACGAGTACAGAGTTCGCAAGCCAAAGGGCTTCATGGTTTAGCTGAAGAGAATGAAGACATCCGTGTTCATGTGGTGAAACGTGAGCAAGCCTATCAATGGATGTGTGATGGCAAAATTGATAATGGCATTGCAGTAATGGGCTTGCAATGGCTCCAATTAAATTACGCCCAATTGCAGCAACGCTGGCAATAG
- the mpl gene encoding UDP-N-acetylmuramate:L-alanyl-gamma-D-glutamyl-meso-diaminopimelate ligase, with translation MKHIHILGICGTFMGGVAMIAKQMGYKVTGSDTNVYPPMSTFLQEQGIEIIPNYDVAQLQPEPDMVIVGNAMKRGNPCVEYVLDNALPYTSGPQWLHDHLLRNRWVLAVSGTHGKTTTTGMLTWILEQNGLKPGFLIGGIAGNFGTSARLGESEFFVIEADEYDTAFFDKRSKFVHYNPKTLIINNISFDHADIFDDLHAIQRQFHHMIRTIPSTGRVLSFADEQSVKETLNMGCWSEQQFIGKDKEWFAERITNDCSQFVVFHHGKKVAEVKWNIVGQHNMHNALMAIAAAYHAGVKIEDACHALGSFINAKRRLEVKGEVNGITVYDDFAHHPEAILATLTALRDKVGGGVRILAVLEPRSNTMKMGVHKDEIAPALGRADAVFMLQPDNIPWDVAEIAGQCVQPAHYTGNVDKLVDMIVAEAKPTDHILVMSNGSFGGIHQKILDRLK, from the coding sequence ATGAAACATATTCATATTTTAGGCATCTGCGGGACCTTTATGGGCGGTGTCGCGATGATTGCCAAACAAATGGGTTATAAAGTCACAGGCTCCGATACCAATGTTTACCCGCCAATGAGCACTTTTTTACAAGAGCAGGGTATTGAAATTATTCCTAATTATGATGTGGCTCAACTTCAGCCTGAACCCGATATGGTGATTGTTGGCAATGCCATGAAACGTGGTAATCCTTGCGTGGAATATGTTTTAGATAATGCCTTGCCTTACACATCAGGTCCGCAATGGTTACACGACCATTTGTTGCGTAATCGTTGGGTATTGGCGGTTTCGGGTACACATGGTAAAACCACAACAACGGGCATGTTAACTTGGATTTTAGAACAAAATGGATTAAAACCCGGTTTTCTAATCGGTGGTATTGCGGGGAATTTTGGTACGTCAGCTCGTTTAGGGGAAAGTGAGTTCTTCGTGATTGAAGCGGATGAGTACGATACAGCGTTCTTTGATAAACGTTCTAAATTTGTACATTACAATCCAAAAACCTTGATCATTAACAATATTAGCTTCGATCATGCGGACATTTTCGATGATCTTCACGCGATCCAGCGTCAATTCCATCATATGATCCGCACCATTCCTTCTACAGGACGCGTTCTTTCTTTTGCAGATGAACAGAGCGTGAAAGAAACCCTCAATATGGGATGTTGGTCAGAACAGCAATTTATCGGTAAAGATAAGGAATGGTTTGCGGAACGTATTACCAATGATTGCTCTCAATTTGTCGTATTCCATCATGGTAAAAAAGTGGCTGAAGTGAAATGGAATATTGTTGGGCAGCACAATATGCACAATGCTTTAATGGCGATTGCGGCGGCTTACCATGCAGGTGTGAAAATTGAAGATGCATGTCATGCATTAGGCAGCTTTATCAATGCAAAACGTCGTTTAGAAGTGAAGGGCGAAGTAAACGGTATTACAGTTTATGATGACTTCGCTCACCATCCAGAAGCCATTCTTGCGACACTTACTGCGTTGCGTGACAAAGTAGGCGGTGGCGTACGTATTCTTGCCGTATTAGAACCTCGTTCAAACACCATGAAAATGGGCGTGCATAAAGATGAAATTGCGCCAGCGCTTGGACGTGCTGATGCGGTGTTTATGCTACAACCAGATAATATTCCATGGGATGTGGCTGAAATTGCAGGACAATGTGTGCAACCGGCACATTACACAGGAAATGTTGATAAATTAGTCGATATGATTGTGGCAGAAGCAAAACCAACAGATCACATTCTTGTGATGTCAAACGGTAGCTTTGGCGGCATTCATCAAAAGATTTTAGATCGATTAAAATAA
- a CDS encoding peroxiredoxin C — protein MVLVTRQAPDFTSSAVLGNGEIVDNFNFKKHIEGKAAVLFFYPLDFTFVCPSELIAFDHRYEEFKKRGVEVVGVSIDSQFTHNAWRNTPTENGGIGAVKYALAADVKHDIAKAYGIEHPEAGVALRASFLIDKNGVVRHQIVNDLPLGRNIDEMLRMVDALQFHEEHGEVCPAQWEKGKEGMKDSPEGVAKYLKQNADKL, from the coding sequence ATGGTATTAGTAACTCGTCAAGCTCCAGATTTTACTTCCTCTGCAGTTTTAGGCAATGGTGAAATCGTTGATAACTTCAATTTCAAAAAACACATCGAAGGTAAAGCAGCGGTATTATTTTTCTACCCATTAGACTTCACTTTCGTTTGCCCATCTGAGTTAATCGCATTCGACCACCGTTATGAAGAATTCAAAAAACGTGGTGTTGAAGTGGTTGGTGTATCTATTGACTCTCAATTCACTCATAACGCATGGCGTAATACCCCAACTGAAAACGGCGGTATCGGTGCAGTTAAATATGCATTAGCAGCTGACGTTAAACACGACATCGCTAAAGCATACGGTATCGAACATCCAGAAGCTGGCGTTGCATTACGTGCTTCATTCTTAATCGACAAAAACGGTGTTGTTCGTCACCAAATCGTAAACGACTTACCATTAGGTCGTAACATCGATGAAATGTTACGTATGGTAGATGCGTTACAATTCCACGAAGAACACGGTGAAGTTTGCCCAGCTCAATGGGAAAAAGGCAAAGAAGGTATGAAAGACAGCCCTGAAGGTGTTGCTAAATACTTGAAACAAAACGCTGACAAACTTTAA
- the miaB gene encoding tRNA (N6-isopentenyl adenosine(37)-C2)-methylthiotransferase MiaB has translation MTQKLHIKTWGCQMNEYDSSKMADLLLNTHGLELTDIPEEADVLLLNTCSIREKAQEKVFHQLGRWKELKKQNPNLVIGVGGCVASQEGEHIRHRAPYVDIVFGPQTLHRLPEMINQIRGGKSSVVDVSFPEIEKFDRLPEPRAEGSTAFVSIMEGCNKYCTYCVVPYTRGEEVSRPVDDVLFEIAQLAEQGVREINLLGQNVNAYRGPTFDGGICTFAELLRLVASIDGIDRLRFTTSHPIEFTDDIIDVYRDTPELVDFVHLPVQAGSDRILTMMKRGHTALEYKSIIRKLRAVRPNIQISSDFIVGFPGETNEEFEQTMNLIAQVNFDMSFSFIYSARPGTPAADMPDDVTEEEKKQRLYLLQERINQQAAQYSRRMLGTEQRVLVEGPSKKDIMELTGRTENNRIVNFQGSPDMIGKFVDIKITDVYTNSLRGEVVRTEDQMGLRIAQSPQEVMNRTRKEDELGVGRYHG, from the coding sequence ATGACGCAAAAATTACATATTAAAACATGGGGCTGTCAGATGAATGAATACGATTCATCAAAAATGGCCGATCTTCTCTTAAATACACATGGTTTGGAATTGACAGATATTCCAGAAGAAGCAGATGTGTTACTTCTTAACACCTGTTCTATCCGTGAAAAAGCACAAGAAAAAGTGTTCCATCAGTTAGGTCGTTGGAAAGAATTAAAAAAACAAAATCCAAACTTAGTGATTGGTGTGGGCGGTTGTGTGGCTTCACAAGAAGGTGAGCATATTCGTCATCGAGCACCTTATGTGGATATCGTATTTGGTCCGCAAACTTTACATCGCTTACCAGAAATGATTAACCAAATTCGTGGCGGTAAAAGTTCGGTGGTGGATGTGAGTTTCCCAGAAATTGAGAAATTTGACCGCTTACCAGAGCCTCGAGCAGAAGGTTCAACCGCGTTTGTGTCTATTATGGAAGGCTGTAATAAATATTGTACTTACTGTGTGGTGCCTTATACCCGTGGTGAAGAAGTGAGCCGTCCTGTTGATGATGTGTTATTTGAAATTGCGCAGTTGGCAGAGCAAGGTGTACGTGAAATTAATTTATTAGGCCAAAACGTAAACGCGTATCGCGGCCCGACATTTGATGGTGGTATCTGTACATTTGCTGAATTATTACGTTTAGTGGCATCTATTGACGGTATCGACCGTTTACGTTTTACTACCAGCCACCCCATCGAATTTACAGATGATATTATTGATGTGTATCGTGATACGCCTGAGTTGGTAGACTTCGTACACTTACCAGTACAAGCTGGTTCAGACCGTATTTTAACCATGATGAAACGGGGTCATACTGCGTTAGAATATAAATCGATCATTCGTAAATTACGTGCGGTGCGTCCAAATATTCAAATCAGCTCAGATTTCATTGTTGGCTTCCCGGGTGAAACCAATGAAGAGTTTGAACAAACAATGAATCTCATCGCGCAAGTTAACTTTGATATGAGCTTCAGCTTTATCTATTCCGCGCGTCCAGGTACACCTGCTGCCGATATGCCAGATGATGTTACTGAAGAAGAGAAAAAACAACGTCTCTATCTTTTACAAGAGCGTATCAACCAACAAGCGGCACAATATAGTCGCCGTATGCTTGGTACAGAGCAACGTGTATTGGTAGAAGGGCCGTCTAAGAAAGATATTATGGAATTAACAGGACGTACTGAAAACAACCGTATTGTTAATTTCCAAGGCTCACCAGATATGATTGGTAAGTTTGTCGATATCAAGATTACTGATGTTTATACTAACTCTCTACGTGGTGAAGTAGTGCGTACAGAAGATCAAATGGGATTACGTATTGCACAATCACCACAAGAGGTGATGAACCGAACTCGTAAAGAAGATGAATTAGGCGTAGGACGTTATCACGGCTAA
- a CDS encoding DUF2301 domain-containing membrane protein, which yields MADPHIQSPMDVWDKITVIIYRTGFVIAAFSILALTWYPQQAQIAVLIAATCCASSLHIYLKHFRLTFQFATWLALLCALLGWHELALGGALVTLGGLCFKEYFCFRVPLLNLQPAFVAALWFAWVFEGGWIVRILSLIVGGLLLILAVQKWRMPLHFDIGDKTKYQI from the coding sequence ATGGCTGATCCACATATTCAATCTCCAATGGATGTTTGGGATAAAATCACTGTCATTATTTATCGCACAGGCTTTGTCATTGCGGCATTTAGCATCTTGGCTTTAACTTGGTATCCTCAACAGGCTCAAATTGCCGTGTTGATTGCGGCAACTTGTTGTGCATCATCCCTTCATATTTATTTAAAGCATTTCCGCTTAACATTCCAATTTGCCACGTGGCTTGCACTCTTATGTGCGCTGTTAGGTTGGCATGAATTAGCGTTAGGTGGTGCATTGGTCACACTGGGCGGTTTATGCTTTAAAGAATACTTCTGTTTTAGAGTACCATTGTTAAATTTACAACCTGCATTTGTCGCCGCACTTTGGTTTGCTTGGGTATTTGAAGGTGGTTGGATTGTCCGAATTTTATCGTTGATCGTCGGTGGATTATTATTGATTCTTGCGGTTCAAAAATGGCGAATGCCATTGCATTTTGATATTGGCGATAAGACAAAGTATCAAATCTAA